In the genome of Qipengyuania seohaensis, one region contains:
- a CDS encoding ImmA/IrrE family metallo-endopeptidase, with amino-acid sequence MSNVRPIRNETDYDAALARVDYIMSTAVNDELRDELDVLSTLIEVYEDEHYPIDLPSPVEAIQFRMEQSNLSQADLVPYIGSRAKVSEVLSGKRTLTLKMIRALNTHLGIPAEVLIGDGNVADLQKPTREVQWDRFPIRELLKRGWLETNKQVAKSAEDLMAGLLQQAGGMQAVPQALYRKNDSTRQNASMDPYALQAWCLYVLAEARKQTLPATYSEGAIDQDFLRFLATLSRLSDGPKRAVEALAQKGIAVVYARHLPKTYLDGAAMRTKEQVPVIGLSLRFDRLDNFWFCLLHEIVHVWRHLKDEHDFFIDDLKLDPSDHSEDWSVEEEADLLAQEALIPSKKWSDADLLSRATPSRVMAFAQSVNVHPAIVAGRVRRETGNYRLLSQFVGTNEVRQHFEETS; translated from the coding sequence ATGAGCAACGTACGTCCAATTCGGAATGAGACTGATTACGATGCTGCTCTTGCGCGCGTCGATTACATAATGTCGACTGCAGTAAACGACGAATTGCGCGATGAATTGGACGTGCTCTCGACATTGATCGAGGTCTATGAAGACGAGCATTACCCAATTGATCTACCGTCTCCGGTCGAGGCTATTCAGTTCCGAATGGAACAATCCAATTTGAGCCAGGCTGATTTGGTGCCCTACATTGGGAGCCGTGCTAAAGTTTCCGAGGTCCTATCAGGAAAGCGCACACTTACGCTCAAAATGATCCGCGCGTTGAACACCCATTTGGGAATTCCTGCAGAGGTTCTAATTGGCGATGGAAATGTTGCTGACCTCCAGAAACCCACCAGAGAAGTACAGTGGGATCGATTCCCTATAAGAGAACTTCTGAAGCGTGGCTGGTTGGAGACAAACAAGCAGGTTGCGAAATCTGCTGAAGACCTCATGGCAGGCCTTCTCCAGCAAGCGGGCGGCATGCAGGCAGTACCACAAGCATTGTACCGTAAGAACGACTCCACACGCCAAAATGCCAGTATGGACCCATATGCGCTGCAAGCCTGGTGCCTTTATGTCCTGGCCGAAGCACGCAAACAAACGCTGCCAGCAACATACAGCGAAGGAGCGATCGACCAGGACTTCCTCCGCTTCCTGGCTACTCTGAGCCGCCTTTCGGACGGTCCTAAGCGTGCAGTCGAAGCGTTGGCGCAAAAGGGCATAGCGGTCGTTTACGCTAGACACCTGCCAAAAACTTACCTCGACGGTGCCGCAATGCGAACAAAGGAACAGGTTCCAGTAATTGGTCTCAGTCTTCGTTTCGATCGCCTCGACAATTTCTGGTTTTGCCTTCTTCACGAAATCGTTCACGTCTGGCGACATCTGAAGGACGAACACGACTTCTTTATAGATGACCTTAAGTTAGACCCCTCCGACCATTCTGAAGACTGGTCAGTTGAAGAGGAAGCGGATCTGCTCGCGCAGGAGGCGCTCATTCCGTCAAAAAAATGGTCCGACGCCGACTTATTGTCGAGAGCTACACCGTCCCGCGTGATGGCCTTCGCACAGTCAGTGAATGTCCATCCCGCCATCGTTGCAGGCCGGGTGCGACGAGAGACAGGCAACTACCGTCTACTTTCGCAGTTCGTCGGCACCAATGAGGTCCGTCAACATTTCGAGGAGACATCATAA
- a CDS encoding type II toxin-antitoxin system HigB family toxin produces MRIIARRTLREFGDANPSAKAALDSWYHEAKSKDWQTPADIKEQYRNASIVGNNRVVFNIAGNKYRLVVRIDYQAGIIFIRFVGTHADYDKIDVEEI; encoded by the coding sequence ATGCGAATCATTGCAAGGCGCACACTACGCGAGTTTGGGGACGCAAACCCTAGTGCGAAGGCTGCGCTTGATAGCTGGTATCACGAAGCAAAGAGCAAGGACTGGCAAACGCCAGCTGACATCAAGGAGCAGTATCGAAACGCGAGCATCGTCGGAAACAATCGAGTGGTTTTTAATATCGCAGGTAACAAATACCGCTTGGTTGTTCGCATTGATTATCAAGCTGGCATTATCTTCATCAGATTTGTCGGAACGCATGCCGACTACGACAAGATCGATGTGGAGGAGATCTAA
- the mobF gene encoding MobF family relaxase, which produces MLSIANVRSPSAAASYFADDNYYARADADRSGQWVGEGANSLGLSGRVETRQFDALLRGELPDGTSVGNPGQPHRPGTDLTFSLPKSWSLLALVGKDERIVAAYREAVTEALTWAEKNAAETRLVDRGKIRTVATGNLAVGLFQHDTNRNQEPNLHFHAVVANVTQAKDGKWRTLKNDRLFALGTLFNSIAMARFRIAVEKLGYETGPVGKHGNFEARGISRDQVMAFSTRRKEVLEARRGPGLEAGKIAAHATRSPKQPIEDRTVLGEQWQAAAKTVGLDLPRLVDTAKTRASERTAADAKLPGLAERGLALLKDFAARIKGKEHDPLVPEHVLKKGPQEIAASQAVASAVRHLSQREAGFARENLYKAALDFGLPTTIADVEKAVRSLVRSGHLLRGKGEHKGWLASREEVEREARILAWANEGKGAVEPVLAERRADASVQASALVNQGFKLNEGQLGAARLILTSRDRTIAVQGVAGAGKSSVLKPVADVLRHEGHKVLGLSIQNTLVQMLERDTGIEAQTLASFLNRWRPISGGAGRASLDREARGELGGSVLILDEASMVSNADKEQLIHIANRAGAHRLVLMGDRKQLGAVDAGKPFDLLQQGGIAQAQMNTNLRGRDPILREAQAAAQAGLVRTALDHLKDNTVEAKGDGAIAAAERWLSLPPEERERTAIYASGRKIRAAVNKAVQTGLAANREIGPEKLELEVLDRVNLTREELRYLAAYRPGMVLEVAKLERTLGLKRGEYLVRKVDDRKGIVELEDKHGRLSKLNPSRIGHTGKDDNLAIFDRRKLEVHQGDRIRWTRNDHRRGLFNADRARITRIDGDQITVETSKGNKMRLGKDDPILKRLDLAYALNAHMAQGLTSDRGIAVMDSRERNLSNQKTFLVTVTRLRDHLTLVVDSAARLGAAVSKNRGDKSSALEVTERLKAAGQVGRGTTSAEKGPKTPEPELAKERNRSMDFGI; this is translated from the coding sequence TTGCTCTCGATCGCCAATGTCCGATCGCCATCTGCTGCCGCCAGCTACTTTGCCGACGACAATTATTATGCCCGGGCCGATGCCGATCGATCCGGGCAATGGGTCGGCGAAGGCGCGAACTCACTTGGCCTATCGGGGCGCGTTGAGACCAGGCAATTCGATGCGCTGCTGCGCGGCGAGCTTCCCGACGGAACGAGCGTCGGCAATCCTGGACAGCCACATAGGCCGGGAACCGATCTTACATTCTCGCTCCCCAAAAGCTGGTCACTCTTGGCTCTGGTCGGAAAGGACGAGCGGATCGTTGCTGCCTATCGCGAGGCGGTAACTGAGGCGCTCACATGGGCCGAAAAGAACGCTGCTGAAACCCGCCTTGTCGACCGGGGCAAGATCAGGACCGTTGCGACTGGCAATCTCGCGGTCGGACTTTTCCAGCATGATACCAACCGCAACCAGGAGCCCAATCTGCACTTCCATGCTGTCGTTGCCAATGTGACCCAGGCCAAGGACGGCAAGTGGCGAACGCTCAAGAACGACAGGCTGTTTGCGCTAGGGACCCTGTTCAACTCGATAGCCATGGCGCGCTTCCGGATCGCAGTCGAGAAGCTTGGCTACGAGACCGGCCCGGTTGGCAAACACGGTAATTTCGAGGCCCGCGGGATCTCGCGCGATCAGGTGATGGCCTTCTCCACGCGGCGGAAGGAAGTGCTCGAAGCACGCCGTGGTCCGGGGCTGGAGGCAGGCAAGATTGCGGCGCACGCCACACGTTCACCCAAGCAGCCGATCGAGGATCGCACGGTCCTGGGCGAGCAATGGCAGGCGGCAGCAAAGACTGTCGGCCTCGACCTGCCAAGACTGGTCGATACCGCCAAGACGAGAGCCAGCGAGCGCACCGCTGCCGACGCAAAGTTGCCCGGTCTGGCTGAGCGCGGCTTGGCGCTGCTCAAGGACTTTGCCGCGCGCATCAAGGGCAAGGAGCACGATCCGCTCGTCCCGGAACATGTTCTCAAGAAAGGACCACAAGAGATTGCAGCGTCCCAGGCCGTGGCTTCGGCAGTGCGCCACCTGTCGCAGCGAGAGGCAGGCTTTGCACGGGAGAACCTGTACAAGGCCGCGCTCGACTTCGGGCTGCCTACCACCATCGCCGATGTCGAAAAGGCGGTGCGCTCGCTGGTGCGTTCAGGGCACCTGCTGCGGGGCAAGGGCGAGCACAAGGGGTGGCTCGCAAGCCGAGAAGAGGTCGAGCGCGAGGCGCGGATTCTTGCCTGGGCGAATGAAGGAAAGGGCGCGGTCGAACCCGTTCTTGCCGAGCGGCGAGCCGACGCTAGTGTCCAGGCTTCCGCTCTGGTCAATCAGGGCTTCAAGCTCAATGAGGGCCAGCTGGGCGCAGCTCGACTTATCCTGACATCACGTGATCGGACCATCGCCGTGCAGGGTGTTGCCGGCGCTGGCAAATCGAGCGTGCTGAAGCCGGTCGCCGATGTGCTGCGGCATGAGGGTCACAAGGTACTTGGTCTGTCGATACAGAACACGCTGGTTCAGATGCTCGAACGCGACACCGGTATTGAGGCGCAGACGCTCGCGAGCTTCCTGAACCGCTGGAGACCGATCAGCGGGGGCGCGGGTCGGGCCAGTCTCGATCGCGAAGCGCGCGGGGAGCTGGGCGGCAGCGTCCTTATCCTCGACGAAGCCTCAATGGTCTCCAATGCAGACAAGGAGCAGCTCATCCACATCGCCAATCGCGCCGGTGCGCACCGGTTGGTGCTCATGGGCGACCGCAAGCAACTGGGCGCGGTCGATGCCGGCAAGCCGTTCGATCTCCTGCAGCAGGGAGGGATTGCGCAGGCGCAGATGAACACCAACCTGCGCGGGCGCGATCCCATCCTGCGCGAGGCACAGGCGGCAGCGCAGGCCGGGCTGGTCCGCACGGCGCTCGACCACCTCAAGGACAATACGGTCGAAGCCAAGGGGGATGGAGCGATTGCTGCTGCCGAGCGCTGGCTGTCGCTGCCACCCGAAGAGCGGGAGCGGACCGCGATCTATGCATCGGGTCGCAAGATCCGCGCCGCCGTCAACAAAGCCGTCCAGACCGGCCTAGCTGCCAACCGAGAAATCGGCCCCGAGAAGCTCGAGCTCGAAGTTCTCGACCGCGTCAATCTTACGCGGGAAGAACTGCGATACCTCGCCGCCTACCGGCCTGGTATGGTGCTCGAGGTCGCCAAACTCGAACGCACGCTTGGCCTCAAACGCGGCGAGTATCTGGTGCGCAAGGTCGACGACCGGAAAGGCATTGTCGAGCTTGAGGATAAGCATGGCAGGCTGAGCAAGCTCAACCCGTCTCGCATCGGGCACACGGGGAAAGACGACAATCTTGCGATATTCGACCGGCGCAAACTTGAGGTCCACCAAGGCGATCGCATCCGCTGGACCAGGAACGACCACCGGCGCGGCCTGTTCAACGCCGACCGGGCTCGAATCACTCGTATCGACGGCGATCAGATCACTGTCGAGACTTCCAAGGGCAACAAGATGAGGCTTGGCAAAGACGATCCGATACTCAAGCGCCTTGATTTGGCCTATGCACTCAATGCTCACATGGCGCAGGGTCTAACCTCCGATCGAGGCATTGCCGTCATGGATAGCCGTGAGCGCAACCTTTCCAACCAGAAGACCTTTCTCGTCACGGTGACCCGGCTTCGCGACCATCTCACACTTGTGGTCGACAGCGCTGCAAGGCTCGGTGCCGCTGTTTCAAAGAACCGAGGCGATAAGTCATCGGCGTTGGAGGTCACCGAGCGATTGAAGGCCGCGGGGCAGGTGGGGAGGGGCACGACTTCGGCCGAGAAGGGCCCAAAGACTCCCGAGCCAGAACTCGCCAAGGAGCGTAACCGCTCGATGGATTTTGGGATTTAA
- a CDS encoding type IV secretion system DNA-binding domain-containing protein — protein MKNSIVNFTRGTQLLGHFGFMFAAGFKLPLVVSVLVILATVWWRVSSMLTDYQAYLLWMHVYASAYGFMEFDPAKLVNLRLPDGELVAFPMAVVRDFPPMREAWTLFFATAKQAMLLSALWLAPLLAAFWWVAEHFGERSKRKRHLRGAQLVSLSELETDIARYNRRARAREYGREMGWKWRLAGSTALRAAGLYTPAHIAGVSYPWRQEQGHAMLVGTTGMGKTVALFELVDEIRMRGERAVIFDLTGAFIEAFYEPDRDVILNPLDARCPAWSVFNDCTTSAEFHAAAESLVPHDGGGAEQFWVLGARTLFVETCLKLLENGKGTNAALASDLMNANLPDLHKLLEDTMAGPMTDPQAAKMAESVRAVFNVNAKALQLLPTEGEPFSIREWVKGEGKEGSILFLSARYADLTVLSQMLTLWLDTAINTLMTGRTTPDLKLWFLIDELGALHRLPSLEKGLQTARNYGGAIVTGVHAFAKLKEVYGENMAMTLSSLAKTKLMLGTADRETATWCSDSVGHREVREVEENQSYGHNSARDAVSLTARREIAPLLLPDEFMGLKSLEGYIKFPEGLPTAPVTLEPRDWPRITEGFIPREIQRPARTVARPVNVGPGEGETSGQGGSDSDDSGERRRRDDKHPDRDSDGDQRKRPNRKSQRRHAKGKSKGVAPDDQTGAARDRQSAAEAANKERPPVDQSTGRQSELPLEPGSRKAPNDHADARPERYGDSPNPHRAKESSEQRTRADQERRQRDLLGGAAHDKEKDTPDRDEPDVGDIEPDI, from the coding sequence ATGAAGAATAGCATCGTCAATTTCACGCGCGGCACCCAGCTTCTCGGGCACTTCGGTTTCATGTTCGCCGCGGGTTTCAAGCTGCCGCTTGTCGTCTCTGTTCTGGTCATTCTGGCGACCGTCTGGTGGCGGGTCAGCAGCATGCTGACCGACTACCAGGCCTACCTCTTGTGGATGCATGTCTATGCCTCTGCCTATGGCTTCATGGAGTTCGATCCAGCCAAGCTGGTCAACCTGCGCCTGCCCGATGGCGAGTTGGTTGCCTTCCCCATGGCAGTAGTGAGGGACTTCCCGCCGATGCGCGAAGCCTGGACCCTGTTCTTCGCCACGGCAAAGCAGGCCATGCTGCTATCTGCGCTCTGGCTCGCCCCGCTCCTTGCGGCCTTCTGGTGGGTCGCCGAGCACTTCGGCGAGCGTTCGAAACGCAAGCGTCACCTGCGCGGTGCGCAGCTCGTCTCCCTGAGCGAACTCGAGACCGATATCGCCCGGTACAACCGCCGCGCCCGCGCCCGCGAGTATGGTCGCGAAATGGGCTGGAAATGGCGCCTTGCGGGTAGTACGGCCCTGCGCGCTGCGGGTCTCTACACGCCCGCGCATATCGCCGGTGTCAGCTACCCGTGGCGGCAAGAGCAGGGTCATGCCATGCTCGTCGGAACCACCGGTATGGGCAAGACCGTGGCGCTCTTCGAGCTTGTCGATGAGATCCGCATGAGGGGAGAGCGCGCGGTCATTTTCGATCTCACGGGCGCCTTTATCGAGGCCTTCTACGAGCCCGATCGCGATGTCATCCTGAACCCGCTCGATGCCCGCTGTCCGGCATGGAGCGTCTTCAATGATTGCACCACCAGCGCCGAGTTCCATGCCGCCGCGGAGTCGCTCGTGCCGCATGATGGCGGCGGGGCGGAGCAGTTCTGGGTGCTCGGCGCGCGGACGCTCTTCGTCGAGACCTGTCTCAAGCTGCTCGAAAACGGCAAAGGCACAAACGCGGCGCTGGCAAGCGACCTCATGAACGCCAATCTTCCCGACCTTCACAAGCTGCTCGAAGACACAATGGCAGGCCCCATGACCGACCCGCAGGCTGCGAAGATGGCTGAATCGGTGCGTGCAGTGTTCAACGTGAACGCCAAGGCGCTGCAATTGTTGCCCACCGAGGGCGAACCCTTTTCGATCCGCGAGTGGGTCAAAGGCGAGGGCAAGGAAGGATCAATCCTGTTCCTTTCGGCACGCTACGCAGACCTTACCGTGCTCTCGCAGATGCTCACCTTGTGGCTCGATACGGCGATCAACACACTGATGACAGGGCGGACCACGCCCGACCTCAAATTGTGGTTCCTGATCGACGAGCTGGGCGCGCTGCACCGGCTTCCCTCGCTCGAAAAGGGCCTGCAGACAGCGCGCAATTACGGCGGTGCGATCGTCACAGGTGTGCACGCCTTTGCCAAGCTCAAGGAGGTCTATGGAGAGAACATGGCGATGACTTTGTCGTCGCTAGCCAAGACCAAGCTCATGCTCGGTACGGCCGACCGCGAGACCGCTACCTGGTGTTCGGACTCGGTCGGCCACCGCGAGGTCCGCGAAGTCGAAGAGAACCAGAGCTACGGGCACAACAGCGCCCGCGATGCGGTGAGCCTGACAGCCCGCCGCGAAATCGCTCCCTTGTTGCTTCCCGATGAGTTCATGGGGCTGAAGAGCCTTGAAGGGTACATCAAGTTTCCCGAGGGACTTCCGACCGCGCCGGTCACGCTTGAGCCCCGGGATTGGCCCCGCATCACCGAAGGGTTTATCCCTCGCGAGATCCAGCGACCCGCAAGAACGGTGGCTAGGCCGGTAAACGTCGGACCTGGCGAAGGGGAAACATCCGGGCAGGGCGGCAGCGACAGCGACGATTCCGGCGAACGCCGTCGCCGCGACGACAAGCATCCCGACCGGGACTCCGATGGCGACCAGCGGAAACGTCCCAATCGCAAATCACAACGCCGCCATGCGAAGGGCAAGTCGAAGGGAGTGGCGCCGGACGACCAGACGGGTGCCGCGCGGGACAGGCAGTCTGCTGCAGAAGCCGCCAACAAAGAGCGCCCGCCAGTGGATCAATCGACTGGTCGACAGAGCGAACTGCCACTCGAACCCGGCAGCCGCAAAGCCCCCAATGATCACGCGGACGCGCGGCCAGAAAGGTACGGCGACAGTCCTAATCCCCACCGAGCCAAGGAAAGCAGCGAACAACGCACTCGCGCCGATCAGGAGCGCCGACAGCGCGATCTTCTTGGCGGTGCGGCTCACGACAAGGAGAAGGACACACCTGATCGTGACGAACCCGACGTGGGCGATATCGAGCCGGATATCTGA
- a CDS encoding single-stranded DNA-binding protein: MTNIAILTGRIARDPDTRETKGGTNVTGITVVTDRPARDKDGKTYKDENGYTAKESEFHRVTCFNGLAKTVGQYCSKGQLVSVQGRIHYTQWEDKDGVTRYGTEILADKVDFLSRGNGSSENDDNKDALEID, encoded by the coding sequence ATGACCAATATCGCAATCCTCACCGGCCGCATCGCCCGCGATCCGGACACCCGCGAGACCAAGGGCGGCACCAATGTCACCGGGATCACCGTTGTCACCGATCGTCCCGCACGCGACAAGGACGGCAAGACCTACAAGGACGAGAACGGCTACACCGCCAAGGAAAGCGAGTTCCACCGGGTGACCTGCTTCAACGGCCTCGCCAAGACCGTCGGTCAGTACTGCTCCAAGGGCCAGCTGGTTTCCGTCCAGGGCCGCATCCACTACACCCAGTGGGAAGACAAGGACGGGGTCACGCGCTACGGCACCGAGATCCTCGCCGATAAGGTCGATTTCCTCTCCCGCGGCAACGGCTCCAGCGAGAACGACGACAACAAGGATGCTCTTGAGATCGACTGA
- a CDS encoding HAD family hydrolase → MTLFLDCDGVLADFDCAAESVLGMPPRVFEKRYGLSAFWSKLAKQPDFYARLPLMPGAMTLFKAVRHLNPVILTGCPRGGWAEAQKVQWAARHFPGTEIITCMARDKRDHATAGDVLVDDTVRHRHRWEEIGGTFIQYRSAHQAIAELRVLGILDDGRDPPQG, encoded by the coding sequence ATGACCCTTTTCTTGGATTGCGATGGCGTGTTAGCTGACTTCGATTGCGCTGCAGAGTCAGTCCTTGGCATGCCTCCGCGAGTATTCGAGAAGCGCTATGGTCTATCGGCATTCTGGTCGAAGCTGGCGAAGCAGCCTGACTTCTACGCTAGACTTCCACTAATGCCTGGCGCGATGACCTTGTTCAAAGCCGTTCGCCATCTAAACCCGGTGATCCTCACTGGGTGTCCGAGGGGAGGCTGGGCAGAGGCGCAAAAAGTCCAGTGGGCGGCAAGGCATTTTCCTGGCACCGAGATCATTACCTGCATGGCTCGCGACAAGCGAGATCATGCAACGGCTGGTGATGTCCTGGTTGACGATACCGTTCGCCACCGGCATCGATGGGAAGAGATAGGCGGTACATTCATTCAATACCGATCGGCACATCAGGCCATTGCCGAGCTGCGTGTATTGGGGATTCTCGATGATGGGAGAGACCCACCACAAGGCTAG
- a CDS encoding PAS domain S-box protein — MSSTKLGSIELTHERLGEIVEESSSETYVFSTNDCKFVLVNKGARDNLGYHMDELRRLTPWDIKPEYSREEFLDFVEPLKSGDKSLLRFETSHERKDGSTYPVAVQLQLIESADGSLFYAAIQDISERKEVERQLRHVSDRLDAILNNTKMSVFLMDERQHCIFMNAAAEQLTGFTLSETEGRPLHDVVHHTYPDGRPFPISECAIDRAFPEDNQVSGEEIFVHKDGSFYPVGYTASPLRDSAGKPVGTIIEVREITQELEARKALEEFNDTLKDRVEKALEERRQIEAQLLQSQKMEAIGQLTGGIAHDFNNLLQVIGGSLQLIQKDVAHIPKAKERVSNALEAVTKGAKLASQLLAFGRQQTLQPKPTNIGRLVRGMNEMLSRALGETIEVETVIAGGLWNCLADPAQIENAILNLAINARDAMPEGGRLTIEAGNASLDDRYASEEDVEPGQYVMLAITDTGQGISQENLDKVFEPFFTTKKVGEGSGLGLSMVFGFVKQSGGHMKVYSEKGEGTTFRIYLPRTREEEIAEPLPTSGFAKGGTEVVLVAEDDEAVRETAVEMLKDLGYSVLEANNGENAMAVINSGTPIDLLFTDVVMPGKLRSPELARLAKRKIPNLAVLFTSGYTQNAIVHGGRLDPGVDLLSKPYSQAELAAKLRAVLAKREEGEQAGKERDRTNESEHTKPEVSSPRVLVLEDEVLIRMMLVDIIEECNAQASQAGSLKEARQLLEDETFDVMFADLSLPDGSAIELIEQLVRDQSDLQIVVCSGGNIEALLEQHGLAEQVGVLPKPYNNDSVKEWLSVESGEDH, encoded by the coding sequence GTGTCGAGCACCAAATTAGGTTCAATAGAATTGACCCATGAGCGCCTGGGAGAGATCGTTGAAGAGTCCAGCAGCGAGACTTATGTATTTTCGACCAACGATTGCAAATTCGTGCTGGTCAACAAAGGCGCGCGGGATAACCTCGGTTATCACATGGATGAGCTTCGCAGACTTACCCCGTGGGACATCAAACCGGAATACAGCAGGGAAGAGTTCCTTGACTTTGTTGAACCGCTGAAGAGCGGCGACAAGAGCCTGCTTCGGTTCGAGACGAGCCATGAACGTAAGGACGGCTCGACATATCCAGTCGCCGTCCAGCTTCAGTTGATCGAATCCGCCGATGGCTCTCTGTTCTATGCGGCCATCCAGGACATCTCTGAGCGCAAGGAGGTCGAGCGCCAGTTACGCCACGTGTCGGACCGGCTGGATGCGATCCTCAATAACACGAAAATGTCCGTGTTCTTGATGGACGAACGCCAGCATTGCATATTCATGAACGCGGCAGCCGAGCAATTGACCGGCTTCACCCTCTCCGAAACCGAGGGCCGTCCACTTCACGATGTCGTTCATCATACCTATCCCGATGGCCGCCCCTTCCCGATCAGTGAATGCGCCATCGACCGGGCCTTCCCTGAGGATAATCAAGTATCCGGCGAAGAGATCTTCGTACACAAGGACGGAAGCTTCTATCCTGTCGGCTATACCGCCTCGCCGCTTCGCGATAGTGCCGGAAAACCAGTGGGCACGATCATCGAAGTGCGCGAAATTACGCAGGAACTGGAAGCGCGCAAGGCACTCGAAGAGTTCAATGATACTCTCAAGGATCGGGTCGAAAAGGCCCTCGAGGAGCGGCGCCAGATCGAAGCACAGTTGCTGCAATCTCAAAAGATGGAAGCGATCGGCCAGCTAACGGGTGGGATCGCGCACGACTTCAACAACTTGCTTCAGGTCATCGGTGGCAGCTTGCAGCTTATTCAGAAGGATGTTGCGCACATTCCGAAGGCTAAAGAGCGAGTGAGCAATGCTTTAGAAGCAGTCACTAAGGGAGCCAAACTGGCCTCGCAGCTCCTTGCCTTCGGGCGGCAGCAAACTCTGCAACCCAAGCCGACAAACATTGGCCGTCTCGTACGCGGAATGAATGAAATGCTTTCTCGCGCTCTGGGTGAGACCATCGAGGTCGAGACGGTGATTGCAGGCGGCCTATGGAACTGCCTTGCGGACCCTGCACAGATCGAGAATGCGATCCTGAATCTGGCCATCAACGCCCGGGACGCGATGCCCGAGGGAGGCAGGCTCACCATTGAGGCTGGGAACGCATCGCTCGATGATCGCTATGCATCGGAAGAAGATGTGGAACCGGGCCAGTATGTCATGCTGGCAATTACCGATACAGGCCAAGGCATCAGCCAAGAAAACCTGGACAAGGTCTTCGAGCCCTTTTTTACGACCAAGAAGGTTGGCGAGGGATCCGGCCTCGGGCTCAGCATGGTGTTTGGCTTCGTCAAACAGTCAGGCGGACATATGAAGGTCTATTCTGAAAAGGGAGAAGGCACGACCTTTCGCATTTATCTTCCTCGCACGAGGGAGGAAGAGATTGCCGAGCCTTTACCGACCAGCGGGTTCGCGAAGGGCGGAACCGAAGTGGTTCTCGTCGCAGAAGATGACGAAGCTGTGCGCGAAACAGCCGTCGAGATGCTGAAGGATCTCGGCTACTCTGTGCTGGAAGCCAACAATGGCGAGAACGCCATGGCAGTCATCAACAGCGGGACGCCCATCGACCTTCTTTTTACCGACGTAGTCATGCCAGGGAAACTCAGGTCACCCGAGCTTGCCAGGCTCGCCAAGCGAAAAATTCCCAATCTCGCCGTCCTGTTTACGTCTGGCTATACCCAGAATGCCATCGTGCATGGCGGACGGCTTGACCCGGGAGTAGACCTACTTTCGAAACCCTACTCGCAAGCCGAATTAGCAGCGAAACTGAGAGCTGTGCTGGCGAAGCGCGAAGAAGGCGAACAAGCAGGCAAGGAGCGAGACCGAACGAATGAATCTGAACATACGAAGCCGGAGGTCTCTTCGCCGAGAGTCCTAGTTCTTGAAGACGAAGTTCTTATCCGGATGATGCTTGTCGACATCATAGAGGAGTGCAACGCGCAGGCTTCACAGGCAGGAAGTTTGAAAGAAGCACGCCAACTCCTTGAAGACGAGACTTTCGACGTGATGTTCGCGGATTTGAGCTTACCAGACGGCTCGGCGATAGAACTTATCGAACAACTCGTCCGTGACCAATCCGATTTACAGATTGTTGTTTGTTCAGGAGGCAACATCGAGGCGCTACTCGAGCAGCATGGATTGGCGGAGCAGGTGGGAGTGCTGCCCAAGCCTTACAACAATGACTCTGTTAAAGAGTGGCTGTCAGTTGAGAGTGGCGAGGATCATTGA